One bacterium genomic region harbors:
- a CDS encoding ComF family protein, whose product MHLFDDLINFIFPSKCRTCGKLLPTLAEKYICNECFSKINRVSPPYCDKCGKMLVESFNEIEKPLCEECQIHKRHFFKARIMGVYEGILRESIHIFKFEKKICMQKPLSELLVNYLKEQQGDLISQIDFIIPVPLHRKRFRVRGFNQAQLLAFHIGRYFNLPLNLDLKRIRFTTPQMNLEREQRIQNIKGAFAVKNQHIITDKHLLLVDDIFTTGATVNECSKVLMKAGAKQVFVLTLARGR is encoded by the coding sequence ATGCATCTTTTTGATGATTTAATAAATTTTATCTTTCCATCTAAATGTAGAACTTGTGGTAAATTGCTTCCAACTTTAGCAGAAAAATATATCTGTAATGAATGTTTCTCAAAGATAAACAGGGTCAGTCCTCCTTATTGTGATAAGTGCGGAAAGATGTTAGTCGAGTCATTTAACGAGATTGAAAAACCCCTATGTGAAGAATGCCAGATTCACAAAAGACACTTTTTTAAAGCACGAATAATGGGTGTTTATGAAGGTATTTTACGAGAGAGTATTCATATATTTAAGTTTGAAAAGAAGATATGTATGCAAAAGCCACTAAGCGAATTACTGGTTAATTATCTTAAAGAACAACAAGGAGATTTAATTAGCCAGATTGACTTTATCATCCCGGTGCCATTACATCGAAAAAGATTTAGAGTGCGTGGGTTTAATCAGGCACAACTGTTAGCCTTTCATATTGGCAGGTATTTTAATCTACCATTAAATCTTGACCTGAAACGAATTAGATTTACCACGCCGCAGATGAATCTGGAAAGGGAACAGCGGATACAAAACATAAAAGGTGCATTTGCGGTAAAAAATCAGCATATAATTACGGACAAACATCTATTATTAGTCGATGATATTTTCACCACCGGAGCAACTGTAAATGAATGCAGTAAAGTGCTTATGAAAGCAGGAGCAAAACAGGTCTTTGTCTTAACATTAGCCAGGGGAAGATAA